From the Anaerolineae bacterium genome, the window GTTCAGGGCAATCGTATTATCATATAAAAAACCCTGCTCCATTATGGGGCAGGGTTGCCGGCAATTGCCATCAGGCGGAAAAATTCGCCAGTTTTTATGTTTCCGGCGCAAATATCTCTAACTCTGGATGTTTTTTGGCTTCCGCCACAATTGGCCCCCGCACGGCAAAACCAATAGCCAAACCGCTTCCTCTTATCACCAACAACTTTACCCCAATCCCAACCCCGTACTTCTTGAGTGTTTCCGGAGGAATGGCGACGCCGCCGTGACGTAGTTCAACCCAACTATACGGTCTGCCATTGTACTCGATAACCTCTCCTTCAGGCAACCGGTACTCTCTCAGCCCTGAATGGACATCCAGCACGGCACCCAGAGGAGACTTTCTGACAGCTTCTGGAGAACCTAAGCCAAACCCACCTGATGTCCGACTGCCGGGCACCAGGATTAACTTCTCCTTTTCTTGCAGACGGTACTCCGCCAGGGCTTCAGGGGGGATGATAATCCGGCCGGCGGCCCCCACCCGGCACCAACCAAACGTGTGCTTGCCGCCTTTGACCAGTTGCGGCATGGACCAACTCCTCTTTTAATGCGGGAATTCTTTTGATACTTTGGAGTCTGTTTGACGCGACAAATTTGCCGCGTTCTGTTGACAATTTGCCCCAAAATGTCATTAGACCCGAAACAGGAGATTCTTCGCTCCCTTTGGTCGCTCATACTAATGACATAATCCGAAATGTCAACAGAACCTAATCCCCTTTTCCAGCTTTACTTGTTGGCCTCAATACGCAAGCCTAATGAGGCCAACGCCGCCGTCAGGCCGGTCCGCAAATCGCTCAAGGTCTGCACCTCACTCCAGTCAATCCCCAGATCAACAATGGCTTCGGCCACAGCATCAGAAACCCCCGTAACAATAGTGCGCGCCCCCTTAAGCCGGGCCGCCTGGATGGTCTTATTCAGGTGATTAACCACGCCGGTATCCACAATCCCCACACCGGTTACGTCAAGGATCACCACCTTGGCCCGATGTTGGCTGATGCCGGCCAACAGGTTACGAGTAATGTCCTTGGCGCGTAGACTGTCTATGCTGCCAATCAAAGGCATCACAATAATGCGATCCATAATCGGTATGACCGGCGTCGAGAGTTCCTGGATGGCGTGTTGTTGAGTCTTAATGATTTCCTCTTGCAATCGGGCGCGTTCGGCTTCTGCCTGTTTCTGGACCGTAATGTCTGTAATTACGCTCAACCCGCCAACAACTTCATTGTCACGAATGATGGGATAGGTGCGACTCCCCGTCCAGCTTGGTTGTCCATCAGGCCCCGGTGCCTCAGTTTCGAGATAAGTTTCTTCCCCCCCTTGTAGCTTTTCCAAAGACCGGATAGCTTGTTCACGTGCTTGGGGGGGAGTTAAGTCTACGGTATTCATCCCCAGCAATTGTTCTCGTTCCAAGCCCGGAAGACTTCGGCTGACGAACTCGATGTTGCCCTGGGCATCTGATTTAAAAACAATATCAGGCAATACCTCAAAAATTGAATTCAATTCGGCAATCTGCTGCCGGGCTTCTTGCAACTCAGCAAGAAGCTCTTCTCGAGTTTTTTCATTATTATCCATCTTGGTATCCTTATTGTATTACTCAAATGACAAATCATTCAATAACTGTATTACCCGTCTGCCGATATTTTTACTGCGTTTTTTCGGCCAGGTGTTCGACTCCAACTAAAAAAGCTCTTGCGCAATCAGGGCTATTATTGGCAAAAACCCGCGTATACTTTTTCCAGGCAAACCCCATCATAGCACGTCTTCTGGGGGAAGTCCAGTTCTATTTGAGATTCCTCTGTATTTTTTATTTTGGCTTGATCCTTGCGGTTTGTGTTTCTCTACCACTCATCGTAAAATGAGACATCATGAACACACCACAATTTGATTACGATTATATCATCATTGGCAGTGGGTTTGGCGGCTCGGTGGCGGCGTTGCGGTTAGCGGAAAAGGGCTACCGGGTGCTGGTCATGGAAAAGGGCAAATGGCTGGCCGGAAAAGATTTTCCCCAAACCAACTGGAATCTCAAAAAGTGGCTGTGGCTGCCCACGCTCAGATTCTTTGGGCTGTTCAAGATTACG encodes:
- a CDS encoding PAS domain S-box protein is translated as MDNNEKTREELLAELQEARQQIAELNSIFEVLPDIVFKSDAQGNIEFVSRSLPGLEREQLLGMNTVDLTPPQAREQAIRSLEKLQGGEETYLETEAPGPDGQPSWTGSRTYPIIRDNEVVGGLSVITDITVQKQAEAERARLQEEIIKTQQHAIQELSTPVIPIMDRIIVMPLIGSIDSLRAKDITRNLLAGISQHRAKVVILDVTGVGIVDTGVVNHLNKTIQAARLKGARTIVTGVSDAVAEAIVDLGIDWSEVQTLSDLRTGLTAALASLGLRIEANK